Proteins encoded by one window of Deinococcus sedimenti:
- the moaD gene encoding molybdopterin converting factor subunit 1: protein MQLKVVFFARLKRETGVEQGTVDVPDGSTVRAAAELVEARYGVSLRGCMVAINDTYASPDDVLKDGDEVAFLPPVAGGSDETDDPGTLCEMTPEPLSLAAADLYLVKPQYGAQAYFVGTVRSPNQGKDVEFIEYEGYDALARKVMHGAADAAREKHGELRVYIQHRVGRLRPGEASILIGVASPHRRAALEACDDIIEYLKVHVPVWKHEGDEDGQHWVPGQTGHDTL, encoded by the coding sequence ATGCAACTCAAGGTGGTGTTTTTCGCGCGCCTGAAGCGGGAAACGGGCGTGGAGCAGGGCACGGTGGACGTGCCGGACGGCAGCACGGTCCGCGCGGCCGCCGAACTGGTCGAGGCGCGCTACGGCGTGAGCCTGCGCGGCTGCATGGTCGCCATCAACGACACGTACGCCTCCCCCGATGACGTCCTGAAGGACGGCGACGAGGTCGCGTTCCTCCCCCCTGTCGCCGGAGGCAGCGACGAAACGGACGATCCGGGCACCCTCTGCGAGATGACGCCTGAACCGCTGAGCCTCGCGGCGGCCGACCTCTACCTGGTGAAACCGCAGTACGGGGCGCAGGCGTACTTCGTGGGCACCGTCCGCAGCCCCAACCAGGGCAAGGACGTGGAGTTCATCGAGTACGAGGGATACGACGCCCTGGCCCGCAAGGTGATGCACGGCGCCGCCGACGCCGCCCGCGAGAAGCACGGAGAGCTGCGCGTGTACATCCAGCACCGGGTGGGGCGCCTGCGGCCGGGCGAGGCGAGCATCCTGATCGGCGTGGCCAGCCCGCACCGCCGCGCCGCGCTGGAAGCCTGTGACGACATCATCGAGTACCTGAAGGTGCACGTCCCCGTCTGGAAGCACGAGGGCGACGAGGATGGGCAGCACTGGGTGCCGGGGCAGACCGGGCACGACACCCTGTAA
- a CDS encoding PrsW family intramembrane metalloprotease, which produces MTLVLALLLSVTLTFAWLWFFVRRDRHPEPLWLLARTFAWGMLAWVIAAALEASLGHLNVSPLPLVAALMVLLHALIEEGFKFVAATTAITELSFDEPMDGLIYAVTAALGFAFMENVTYTLGFGTGAGAWHAVLATLAHALFSAPQGYALGGLHWQQGRGWVVRGLLISVVLHAVFNGLLAGAGGWPQLLALGGTVALMVGLATRYYQAFEAHAREHGPSEYFLFEQAQRRR; this is translated from the coding sequence ATGACCCTGGTCCTCGCGCTGCTGCTGTCGGTCACGTTGACGTTCGCGTGGCTGTGGTTCTTCGTGCGGCGCGACCGGCACCCGGAGCCGCTGTGGCTGCTGGCCCGCACGTTCGCTTGGGGCATGCTCGCGTGGGTGATCGCGGCGGCGCTGGAGGCCAGCCTGGGGCACCTGAACGTGTCGCCGCTGCCGCTGGTGGCGGCGCTGATGGTGCTGCTGCACGCCCTGATCGAGGAGGGATTCAAGTTCGTGGCCGCCACGACCGCCATCACGGAACTGTCCTTCGACGAACCCATGGACGGCCTGATCTACGCCGTGACGGCCGCGCTGGGCTTCGCGTTCATGGAGAACGTCACGTACACCCTGGGCTTCGGTACGGGCGCCGGCGCGTGGCACGCGGTGCTGGCGACGCTGGCGCACGCGCTGTTCAGTGCGCCGCAGGGTTACGCGCTGGGGGGCCTGCACTGGCAGCAGGGCCGCGGCTGGGTGGTGCGCGGCCTGCTGATCAGCGTGGTGCTGCACGCGGTGTTCAACGGGCTGCTGGCAGGGGCGGGCGGCTGGCCGCAACTGCTGGCGCTGGGCGGCACGGTGGCGCTGATGGTCGGGCTGGCCACCCGGTACTACCAGGCGTTCGAGGCGCACGCCCGCGAACACGGCCCCAGCGAGTACTTCCTGTTCGAGCAGGCGCAGCGCCGCCGCTGA
- the ruvC gene encoding crossover junction endodeoxyribonuclease RuvC, with protein MIVLGIDPGLANLGLGLVEGDVRKARHLYHVCLTTESAWIMPRRLQYIHEEVTRLIAEYRPDAVAIEDQILRKQADVAFKVGQAFGVVQLACAQAGVPVHHYGPMQVKRSLVGTGRAEKEQVIYMVKASLGIRELFNNHAADALALALTHLASAPMQARAAGLALR; from the coding sequence ATGATCGTGCTCGGGATTGACCCTGGACTTGCGAATCTCGGCCTGGGGCTGGTGGAGGGCGACGTGCGCAAGGCCCGCCACCTGTACCACGTGTGCCTGACCACCGAGAGCGCCTGGATCATGCCGCGCCGCCTCCAGTACATCCACGAGGAGGTCACCCGCCTGATCGCCGAGTACCGCCCGGACGCCGTGGCGATCGAGGATCAGATCCTGCGCAAGCAGGCGGACGTGGCGTTCAAGGTCGGGCAGGCGTTCGGCGTGGTGCAGCTGGCCTGCGCGCAGGCGGGCGTGCCCGTGCACCACTACGGTCCCATGCAGGTCAAGCGGTCCCTGGTCGGCACGGGCCGCGCCGAGAAGGAACAGGTGATCTACATGGTCAAGGCCAGCCTGGGCATCCGGGAACTGTTCAACAACCACGCGGCGGATGCGCTGGCGCTGGCGTTGACGCACCTGGCGAGCGCGCCCATGCAGGCCCGCGCGGCCGGACTGGCGCTGCGCTGA
- a CDS encoding ABC transporter permease: protein MTTLPATAAPAKSRSTMQIALRRLRKHKAAMISLVVIAALILIAIFAPLIAPYDPNEQDLAGIYAPPSAQHVIGQDSLGRDLLSRIIYGSRVSLIVGFTVALFSVALGTLMGLLAGFLGRWVDTAISRFIEIMLSIPELPLQLTISGLFAVSDVPAIAALRQNPNSSVFIIVGIFTFFGWMGTARLVRGEVLKLKNLEYVDAARALGANSSRIMFRHLVPNVVAVIIVNGTLAVGGAILGEAALSFLGFGIQPPVSTWGNMLSNANEVVLEHPFIAVYPGLAILITVLAFNFLGDGLRDAFDPKSRL from the coding sequence ATGACCACCCTGCCCGCCACCGCTGCCCCGGCCAAGAGCCGCTCGACCATGCAGATCGCCCTGCGGCGCCTGCGCAAACACAAGGCCGCCATGATCAGCCTCGTCGTGATCGCCGCGCTGATCCTGATCGCGATCTTCGCGCCCCTGATCGCCCCCTACGACCCGAACGAGCAGGACCTCGCGGGCATCTACGCGCCGCCCAGCGCGCAGCACGTCATCGGTCAGGACAGCCTGGGCCGCGACCTGCTGTCCCGCATCATCTATGGCAGCCGCGTCAGCCTGATCGTGGGCTTCACCGTCGCGCTGTTCAGCGTCGCCCTCGGCACCCTGATGGGCCTCCTGGCGGGCTTTCTGGGCCGCTGGGTGGACACCGCCATCAGCCGCTTCATCGAGATCATGCTCTCCATTCCCGAACTGCCCCTGCAGCTGACCATCAGCGGCCTGTTCGCCGTGAGTGACGTCCCCGCCATCGCGGCGCTGCGGCAGAACCCGAATTCCAGCGTGTTCATCATCGTCGGGATCTTCACCTTCTTCGGCTGGATGGGCACCGCCCGCCTCGTGCGCGGCGAGGTCCTGAAACTGAAGAACCTGGAGTACGTGGACGCCGCCCGCGCCCTGGGCGCGAACAGCAGCCGCATCATGTTCCGCCACCTCGTCCCGAACGTCGTCGCGGTGATCATCGTGAACGGCACCCTGGCCGTCGGCGGCGCGATCCTCGGCGAGGCCGCCCTGTCCTTCCTGGGCTTCGGCATCCAGCCGCCCGTCAGCACCTGGGGCAACATGCTCTCGAACGCGAACGAGGTCGTGCTGGAACACCCCTTCATCGCGGTGTACCCGGGCCTGGCGATCCTGATCACCGTGCTGGCCTTCAACTTCCTGGGTGACGGCCTGCGCGACGCCTTCGACCCCAAGAGCCGCCTGTAA
- a CDS encoding ABC transporter permease, with translation MGTYALRRVIQMIPLLLVISLLIFALTALQPGDPVDQLVFGNSNITPDDIARLKAAYGLDQPWFTRYFFWLKQAITGNFGYSQDFGIPALEFVFQSRLPNTLLLTVPALIISTLIAVPLGIFSAVRQYSPLDYILTFFAFLAVSAPVFWVGALALYFFAIYLPQITGGALSLPPGGLGGDVPPEAGWWAVFADKLKYLLLPLMILMLREIAVTLRFMRANMLETLTQDYVRTARAKGLADRRVLYKHALRNAVTPIVTLLGLSIPGLFGGAVITETVFSWPGMGKAILDALVSKDFNVVMVCLMMLAILTVVFQLLTDLAYAVIDPRIRYS, from the coding sequence ATGGGAACCTACGCATTACGCCGCGTCATCCAGATGATCCCGCTGCTGCTGGTGATCAGCCTGCTGATCTTCGCGCTGACCGCCCTGCAACCCGGCGACCCGGTCGATCAGCTGGTATTCGGCAACAGCAACATCACGCCAGATGACATCGCCCGCCTGAAAGCCGCGTACGGCCTGGACCAGCCGTGGTTCACGCGGTACTTCTTCTGGCTCAAGCAGGCCATCACCGGGAACTTCGGGTACTCGCAGGACTTCGGGATTCCCGCGCTGGAATTCGTGTTCCAGAGCCGCCTGCCCAACACGCTGCTGCTGACCGTCCCGGCCCTGATCATCAGCACCCTCATTGCCGTGCCGCTGGGCATCTTCAGCGCCGTGCGGCAGTACTCGCCGCTGGATTACATCCTGACGTTCTTCGCGTTCCTGGCCGTCAGCGCCCCGGTGTTCTGGGTGGGTGCCCTGGCCCTGTACTTCTTCGCCATCTACCTGCCGCAGATCACTGGTGGGGCGCTGTCCCTGCCGCCCGGCGGACTGGGCGGCGACGTCCCGCCGGAAGCCGGATGGTGGGCGGTCTTCGCCGACAAACTGAAGTACCTGCTGCTGCCCCTGATGATCCTGATGCTGCGCGAGATCGCCGTGACGCTGCGCTTCATGCGCGCGAACATGCTCGAGACGCTCACGCAGGACTACGTGCGCACCGCGCGCGCCAAGGGCCTCGCCGACCGCCGGGTGCTGTACAAGCACGCGCTGCGCAACGCCGTGACGCCCATCGTGACCCTGCTGGGCCTGAGCATCCCCGGCCTGTTCGGCGGGGCCGTCATCACCGAGACGGTGTTCTCCTGGCCCGGCATGGGCAAGGCCATTCTGGACGCGCTGGTCAGCAAGGACTTCAACGTGGTCATGGTGTGCCTGATGATGCTGGCCATCCTGACCGTCGTGTTCCAGCTGCTGACCGACCTCGCCTACGCCGTCATTGACCCCCGGATCCGGTACTCCTGA
- a CDS encoding peptide ABC transporter substrate-binding protein, whose translation MKKTLALTAFLLGAALAGPANNSLVVGTSQEPPNIYDPWNTNNLAITSEINGYMGAGLTYQDDDGTTKADIATRVPTLGNGDYKVVKDSKGDVIRNSVTYTIRKDAKWSDGTPIKVADFQFWLKLENDDRVPVPDRDPWDRAKITVNDADTFTITFEPPYLFADQVSPGLAPSHIMSAAWNAFDAKTKNEKDAKVTNEEWKKFISSFTTARNLPKVVAGPFKPTAWRTGNSLTMTRNAAYWNQPKNPENYVQTVTYRFIPNTNTLKVNILSGQLDAVSAVGLTFDQGVDLSRNERNKYKTYFVPGAVWEHIDINARGQRAKDLDLDDPRMRQALLYAIDRDALTKALFQGKQAVSNSWIGPVSKLYKKDVNDYNLNVARARQLFAALGWTPGSDGVLQKAGKKLTLNFSTTAGNSTRERVQQILQAQWKAVGVQVNIQNYPASVIFGPDFLSKGESGKWDMAMYAWSNNPVFEEGNLWKSEGIPTAANGYSGQNNPGWKNTEYDKLYNQAKVEFNQADRIKLFDRMQAIWNTEVPALPLYFRVNVYTKVPGLVNYTFSAITQYPSWNAANIGWASKGAVEEYKQK comes from the coding sequence ATGAAGAAGACCCTTGCCCTTACTGCATTCCTGCTCGGCGCGGCACTCGCCGGGCCCGCCAACAACAGCCTGGTCGTCGGCACCTCGCAGGAACCGCCGAACATCTACGACCCCTGGAACACCAACAACCTCGCCATCACCAGCGAGATCAACGGCTACATGGGTGCGGGCCTGACCTACCAGGACGACGACGGCACCACCAAGGCCGACATCGCCACCCGTGTCCCCACTCTCGGCAACGGCGACTACAAGGTCGTCAAGGACAGCAAGGGCGACGTGATCCGCAACAGCGTCACGTACACCATCCGCAAGGACGCCAAGTGGAGTGACGGCACGCCCATCAAGGTCGCGGACTTCCAGTTCTGGCTGAAACTGGAGAACGACGACCGCGTGCCCGTGCCCGACCGTGACCCCTGGGACCGCGCGAAGATCACCGTGAACGACGCCGACACCTTCACGATCACCTTCGAGCCGCCCTACCTGTTCGCGGATCAGGTCAGCCCCGGCCTGGCACCCAGCCACATCATGAGCGCCGCCTGGAACGCCTTCGACGCCAAGACGAAGAACGAGAAGGACGCCAAGGTCACCAACGAGGAATGGAAGAAGTTCATCTCCTCGTTCACCACCGCCCGCAACCTGCCCAAGGTCGTGGCCGGGCCGTTCAAACCCACCGCGTGGCGCACCGGCAACAGCCTGACCATGACCCGCAACGCCGCGTACTGGAACCAGCCGAAGAACCCCGAGAACTACGTGCAAACCGTCACGTACCGCTTCATCCCGAACACCAACACCCTGAAGGTCAACATCCTGTCCGGGCAGCTGGACGCCGTGAGTGCCGTGGGCCTCACCTTCGACCAGGGCGTGGACCTGTCCCGCAACGAACGCAACAAGTACAAGACGTACTTCGTGCCCGGCGCCGTCTGGGAGCACATCGACATCAACGCCCGCGGCCAGCGCGCCAAGGACCTCGACCTCGACGACCCCCGCATGCGTCAGGCGCTGCTGTACGCCATCGACCGAGACGCGCTGACCAAGGCGCTGTTCCAGGGCAAGCAGGCCGTGTCCAACAGCTGGATCGGCCCGGTCAGCAAGCTGTACAAGAAGGACGTCAACGACTACAACCTGAACGTCGCCCGCGCCCGGCAGCTGTTCGCCGCGCTCGGCTGGACGCCCGGCAGCGACGGCGTCCTGCAGAAGGCCGGGAAGAAACTCACCCTGAACTTCTCCACCACCGCCGGGAACAGCACCCGCGAACGCGTGCAGCAGATCCTCCAGGCGCAGTGGAAGGCCGTGGGCGTGCAGGTGAACATCCAGAACTACCCCGCCAGCGTCATCTTCGGGCCGGACTTCCTGAGCAAGGGCGAGAGCGGCAAGTGGGACATGGCCATGTACGCCTGGTCGAACAACCCCGTGTTCGAGGAAGGCAACCTCTGGAAGAGCGAGGGCATTCCCACCGCCGCCAACGGCTACTCCGGCCAGAACAACCCCGGCTGGAAGAACACCGAGTACGACAAGCTGTACAACCAGGCGAAGGTCGAGTTCAACCAGGCCGACCGCATCAAACTGTTCGACCGCATGCAGGCCATCTGGAACACCGAGGTGCCCGCCCTGCCCCTGTACTTCCGCGTGAACGTGTACACCAAGGTCCCCGGCCTCGTGAACTACACCTTCAGTGCCATCACGCAGTACCCCAGCTGGAACGCCGCGAACATCGGCTGGGCCAGCAAGGGCGCCGTCGAGGAGTACAAGCAGAAGTAA
- a CDS encoding HesB/IscA family protein: protein MTATTTHETSGGVPAPEITISEFGAQKALGILANSGKENAGVRVFIKSGGCSGYQYGMAIDDRELEGDLIVVDRGVKLLVDRMSLPLLRGSEVDFVENMMGGGFTVHNPNATSACGCGSSFRTDGAQSPDGEGAGGCGSH from the coding sequence ATGACCGCGACCACCACCCACGAGACGTCCGGCGGCGTGCCCGCCCCTGAAATCACCATCAGCGAATTCGGCGCCCAGAAGGCCCTCGGTATCCTCGCCAACAGCGGCAAGGAAAACGCCGGGGTGCGCGTGTTCATCAAGAGCGGCGGTTGCAGCGGTTACCAGTACGGCATGGCCATCGACGACCGCGAACTCGAAGGCGACCTGATCGTCGTGGACCGCGGCGTGAAACTGCTGGTGGACCGCATGAGCCTGCCCCTGCTGCGCGGCAGTGAGGTGGACTTCGTCGAGAACATGATGGGCGGCGGCTTCACCGTCCACAACCCCAACGCCACCTCCGCGTGCGGCTGCGGGTCCTCCTTCCGCACGGACGGCGCCCAGTCCCCCGACGGCGAGGGTGCGGGCGGCTGCGGCAGCCACTAG
- a CDS encoding DdrH gives MTNPYAEWFEQLRSEYGEQLRAMPLPDGLPEHLRSLIDQHDEDAIQFMIKLAWQFGAQVGYAAGSRQGDTPAANIPSTRVQA, from the coding sequence ATGACGAACCCCTACGCCGAGTGGTTCGAGCAGCTCCGCAGCGAATACGGGGAGCAGCTCCGCGCCATGCCGCTGCCCGACGGGCTCCCCGAACACCTGCGCAGCCTCATCGACCAGCATGACGAGGACGCCATCCAGTTCATGATCAAGCTCGCGTGGCAGTTCGGCGCGCAGGTCGGCTACGCCGCAGGCAGCCGTCAGGGCGACACGCCCGCCGCGAACATCCCCAGCACCCGCGTCCAGGCCTGA
- a CDS encoding cytochrome b, with protein MNQWLDDRLHLSRLNDKFLRKAFPVHHSFFLGEITLFSLIVLIITGILLALAYEPSNSMVLNSFDPGTADKPNMLPAAYHSTLKINAMPFGDMLRRIHHWMANIMIAAAVLHMMRIYFTGAFKKPREINWWIGMLLLIFAGLTAVTGYILPYDNYAYSTVKVIYAITASVPWVGDWLAQAAFAGRFPGDGIIPRIYGYHIMLLPGILLALTGAHMLIMIKQKHTQPQYAKRLAYKKIVGVPLMTQQTPIMLLLALLFTGLVVLFAAFIPVHPIEYFGPPSASGVDNIKPDWYLLWVFGALAIIPGFEWEVLGGVINAEFVGAMVFPGIVIGAMFAVPMLDRSKDNQYYAENPTNHPVRLAAGVAFMAMMIVMSVAGYKPELIAGGLLTTQNANTILWILTFLVPAISYFATIGIVRMIRALREADERDSLAHAHADD; from the coding sequence ATGAACCAGTGGCTCGACGACCGCCTTCACCTCTCGCGCCTGAACGACAAGTTCCTGCGCAAGGCCTTCCCCGTGCACCACTCCTTCTTCCTGGGTGAGATCACGCTGTTCAGCCTGATCGTGCTGATCATCACCGGGATCCTGCTGGCGCTGGCTTACGAACCCAGCAACAGCATGGTCCTGAACTCCTTCGATCCGGGCACTGCCGACAAGCCCAACATGCTGCCCGCCGCGTACCACTCGACCCTGAAGATCAACGCCATGCCCTTCGGGGACATGCTGCGCCGCATCCACCACTGGATGGCGAACATCATGATCGCGGCTGCCGTGCTGCACATGATGCGCATCTACTTCACGGGCGCGTTCAAGAAACCCCGTGAAATCAACTGGTGGATCGGCATGCTGCTGCTGATCTTCGCGGGCCTGACCGCCGTGACCGGCTACATCCTGCCGTACGACAACTACGCGTACAGCACCGTGAAGGTCATCTACGCGATCACCGCGTCCGTGCCCTGGGTGGGCGACTGGCTGGCGCAGGCCGCCTTCGCGGGCCGCTTCCCCGGTGACGGCATCATTCCGCGCATCTACGGCTACCACATCATGCTGCTGCCCGGCATCCTGCTGGCCCTGACCGGCGCGCATATGCTGATCATGATCAAGCAGAAGCACACCCAGCCGCAGTACGCCAAGCGACTGGCGTACAAGAAGATCGTGGGCGTGCCGCTCATGACCCAGCAGACCCCCATCATGCTGCTGCTGGCGCTGCTGTTCACCGGTCTGGTCGTGCTGTTCGCGGCGTTCATCCCGGTGCATCCCATCGAGTACTTCGGGCCGCCCAGTGCGTCCGGCGTGGACAACATCAAGCCCGACTGGTACCTGCTGTGGGTCTTCGGTGCCCTGGCCATCATTCCCGGTTTCGAATGGGAAGTGCTGGGCGGCGTGATCAACGCCGAGTTCGTCGGCGCGATGGTCTTCCCCGGTATCGTCATCGGCGCGATGTTCGCCGTGCCCATGCTGGACCGCAGCAAGGACAACCAGTACTACGCTGAGAACCCGACGAACCACCCCGTTCGACTGGCGGCCGGTGTGGCCTTCATGGCCATGATGATCGTCATGTCCGTTGCGGGCTACAAGCCCGAACTGATCGCCGGTGGCCTGCTCACCACCCAGAATGCCAACACGATCCTGTGGATCCTGACGTTCCTGGTGCCCGCGATCAGCTACTTCGCGACGATCGGCATCGTGCGGATGATCCGCGCGCTGCGTGAAGCGGACGAACGCGATTCGCTGGCACACGCCCACGCGGACGACTGA
- a CDS encoding QcrA and Rieske domain-containing protein, with product MTRYKKQDPEITRRKFINVAMGTGAGVGVLSLVSALGSAKPAFRLTAEKAPPLKGDVLVHADPAKYGQPIKPSELTELAIVAYPMGKAKDGTPVIRSAEPNNQIGVYKFDPAQLKAPTKIEDTDNGIVAYSNTCTHAGCFPKSVQGSAIVNCPCHSGQYEPKEGCRVLGGPPNKPMPQLGVKAQGDQLVLTSSFLTSPYGYKSDEEWEAYLKQAEELLA from the coding sequence ATGACCCGGTACAAGAAACAAGATCCTGAAATCACGCGCCGCAAGTTCATCAACGTGGCCATGGGCACCGGCGCCGGCGTCGGCGTGCTGAGCCTCGTGAGTGCGCTCGGCAGCGCCAAGCCCGCCTTCCGCCTGACCGCTGAGAAGGCCCCACCCCTGAAGGGCGACGTGCTCGTTCACGCTGATCCAGCCAAATACGGTCAGCCGATTAAGCCGTCCGAGTTGACTGAGCTCGCCATTGTCGCGTACCCCATGGGTAAAGCGAAGGACGGCACGCCAGTCATCCGTTCAGCGGAACCCAACAACCAGATTGGGGTCTACAAGTTCGATCCTGCGCAGCTCAAGGCACCAACGAAGATTGAGGACACTGACAACGGCATCGTGGCCTACTCGAACACCTGCACGCACGCCGGGTGCTTCCCGAAGTCCGTGCAGGGCAGCGCCATCGTGAACTGCCCCTGCCACTCCGGGCAGTACGAACCCAAGGAAGGCTGCCGCGTGCTGGGCGGACCGCCCAACAAGCCCATGCCCCAGCTGGGCGTGAAGGCTCAGGGCGATCAGCTGGTGCTGACGTCCTCGTTCCTGACCTCCCCATATGGGTACAAGAGTGACGAGGAGTGGGAAGCCTACCTGAAGCAGGCTGAGGAGTTGCTCGCATGA
- a CDS encoding c-type cytochrome: MPWVAIVCAAIMWIILLFLFNKETAPEPVVVDPAVVATINKEWPTVGKQAFASCAGCHGAEGQGGIGPKLAGNEKILKDPVYVHTIIVKGKGGMPAQTQLSETQVYAVANYVLNSWGNKIEEPLTPATVAEGQTKIDPAVLKNRSRFVPEDIKLPEIFLATFVMVLLTYGLIGLYSVWAEGMELHPGIHKVRSTPLATLGILTTLGLTVLFSVLFVRQMVTDFAGWAAKEPVAPNVTAEGFYAAMILLMLAASIALYKKFFMDGEVLVEDASGEFPW; the protein is encoded by the coding sequence ATGCCCTGGGTCGCCATCGTATGCGCGGCCATCATGTGGATCATCCTGCTGTTCCTGTTCAACAAGGAGACGGCACCGGAACCTGTGGTGGTGGACCCGGCGGTCGTGGCGACCATCAACAAGGAATGGCCGACGGTCGGCAAGCAGGCCTTCGCCAGCTGCGCCGGTTGCCACGGCGCGGAAGGTCAGGGCGGCATCGGCCCGAAACTGGCCGGCAACGAGAAGATCCTCAAGGATCCCGTCTACGTGCACACCATCATCGTTAAGGGCAAGGGCGGGATGCCCGCGCAGACCCAGCTGTCCGAGACGCAGGTGTACGCCGTGGCGAACTACGTCCTGAACTCCTGGGGCAACAAGATCGAGGAACCCCTGACGCCCGCCACGGTCGCCGAAGGGCAGACCAAGATCGACCCCGCCGTTCTGAAGAACCGCAGCCGCTTCGTCCCCGAGGACATCAAGCTGCCCGAGATCTTCCTGGCGACGTTCGTCATGGTGCTGCTCACCTACGGCCTGATCGGCCTGTACAGCGTATGGGCGGAAGGCATGGAACTCCACCCCGGCATCCACAAGGTGCGCTCCACGCCGCTGGCGACCCTGGGCATCCTCACGACCCTGGGCCTGACCGTCCTGTTCAGCGTGCTGTTCGTCCGGCAGATGGTCACCGACTTCGCCGGGTGGGCCGCGAAGGAACCCGTAGCCCCCAACGTGACCGCCGAGGGCTTCTACGCCGCGATGATCCTGCTGATGCTGGCCGCCAGCATCGCGCTGTACAAGAAGTTCTTCATGGACGGCGAGGTCCTCGTCGAAGACGCCAGCGGCGAATTCCCCTGGTGA
- a CDS encoding serine hydrolase, translating to MGLRVTALDGAELVAWNADRVFPAASTIKVPLLVLALQEAQAGRLDLSGRVVMQAGDRVPGAGVLHELDGGLSLSWRDLLTLMIVVSDNTATNLVIGRLGVEDVNAWLVAQGLTGTRLVGKLQLPPEQRNEAQRRGERNATTARDQTALLRALVAGELLDGAHTALALDILGRQQYRDLIARHVPCGPDGERLYRSGTKSGELLGVHHDVGVLFTPRPLLVALLSEGGVDPREHPENRDVSALAGALWPLLAALGEVPVSSGDI from the coding sequence GTGGGGCTGCGGGTCACGGCGCTGGATGGCGCGGAACTGGTCGCCTGGAACGCCGACCGGGTGTTTCCGGCGGCCAGCACCATCAAGGTGCCGCTGCTGGTGCTCGCCCTGCAGGAGGCGCAGGCGGGACGGCTGGACCTCTCGGGCCGGGTGGTCATGCAGGCCGGGGACCGAGTGCCGGGCGCGGGTGTCCTCCACGAACTGGACGGTGGGCTGTCCCTGTCGTGGCGGGACTTGCTGACCCTGATGATCGTTGTGAGTGACAACACCGCGACGAATCTCGTGATCGGGCGGCTGGGCGTGGAGGACGTGAACGCGTGGCTGGTGGCCCAGGGCCTGACCGGGACGCGGCTGGTCGGGAAATTGCAGCTGCCTCCCGAGCAGCGCAACGAGGCGCAGCGGCGCGGCGAGCGCAACGCGACCACCGCGCGGGACCAGACGGCGCTGCTGCGCGCCCTGGTCGCCGGGGAACTGCTGGACGGGGCGCACACGGCGCTGGCGCTGGACATCCTGGGGCGGCAGCAGTATCGCGACCTGATCGCCCGGCACGTCCCCTGCGGTCCGGACGGCGAGCGGCTGTACCGCAGTGGCACCAAGAGTGGCGAGCTGCTGGGCGTGCACCATGATGTGGGGGTGCTGTTCACGCCCCGCCCGCTGCTGGTGGCGCTGCTGTCGGAGGGGGGGGTGGACCCGCGTGAGCATCCGGAGAACCGGGACGTGTCGGCGCTGGCCGGGGCGCTGTGGCCTCTGCTGGCCGCACTGGGTGAGGTTCCGGTGAGCAGCGGGGACATTTAA
- a CDS encoding response regulator has protein sequence MIRVLLVDDHALFRQGLRSLLESEGMRVIGEAANGREAIRYAADTHPDVILMDIQMPDLDGVKATQSILEIDPNARVIMITMYRQDRYVFEAVKAGARGYVLKDADAATLLDVIRRVAAGEALLDPEMAQNVLDDFRDKREELPSEKHADLNERETMILKLLAQGFSNQDIALRLDISEKTVRNRLSEIFTKLQLNNRTQAALYAIREGIANLE, from the coding sequence ATGATTCGCGTCTTGCTCGTTGATGACCACGCGCTGTTCCGTCAGGGGCTGCGCAGCCTGCTGGAGTCCGAGGGGATGCGCGTGATCGGCGAGGCCGCCAATGGCCGCGAGGCGATCCGGTACGCGGCGGACACGCATCCGGACGTGATCCTGATGGACATCCAGATGCCGGACCTGGACGGCGTGAAGGCCACGCAGAGCATCCTGGAGATCGACCCGAATGCCCGCGTGATCATGATCACGATGTACCGTCAGGACCGGTACGTGTTCGAGGCGGTGAAGGCCGGGGCGCGCGGGTACGTCCTGAAGGACGCGGACGCGGCGACGCTGCTGGACGTGATCCGCCGCGTGGCGGCCGGTGAGGCGCTCCTGGACCCGGAGATGGCGCAGAACGTGCTGGATGACTTCCGCGACAAGCGCGAGGAGCTGCCCAGCGAGAAGCACGCGGACCTGAACGAGCGCGAGACGATGATCTTGAAGCTGCTGGCGCAGGGGTTCTCGAATCAGGACATCGCGTTGCGGCTGGATATCAGTGAAAAGACGGTCCGCAACCGCCTGTCGGAGATTTTCACGAAGCTGCAGCTGAACAACCGCACGCAGGCGGCGCTGTACGCGATCCGCGAGGGCATCGCGAACCTTGAGTAA